The following coding sequences are from one Pseudarthrobacter sp. ATCC 49987 window:
- a CDS encoding acyl-CoA dehydrogenase family protein encodes MTVSTEVRELSGEARYAALAARFQDVFARIAEGALERESNHVLPFEPVAWLKESGFTTIRVPAAHGGDPVSYEHLSRLLIELAAADSNVSHLLRSHFSFVETIALQPIEFRNRWFPRVLAGEIFGNAATERSGNALGTTQTKLREEEGRWLLKGEKYYTTGSIFADWVVVMASTEGREGRQYALVRVNDPKVTILDDWDGFGQPLTGTGTAIFADVEVDAGDIIQRKVTSTLEPAFFQLALLTVLVGIGHAALRDASQLVRERTRTFNTGSGSLFRDDPLIQERVGQIAAGVYAAESIVVAAARDLDAAVDPSLGLEVEAAFVRAELGVQQAHVSVPGLVLAAANELFDVTGASSTSRGKGLDRHWRNARTVATHNPVVFKARSVGDYHINGTIPTGLHSIGDAVPATTSSQGSDS; translated from the coding sequence ATGACTGTCTCGACAGAAGTAAGAGAACTCAGCGGAGAGGCCCGCTACGCGGCGTTGGCCGCCCGCTTCCAGGATGTCTTCGCGCGGATCGCAGAAGGTGCCCTGGAACGCGAGTCCAACCACGTCCTGCCGTTCGAGCCCGTTGCCTGGCTGAAGGAAAGCGGATTCACCACCATCCGGGTCCCCGCCGCGCACGGCGGGGACCCCGTCAGCTATGAGCACCTGAGCCGGCTGCTGATCGAACTCGCCGCCGCGGACTCCAACGTTTCACACCTGCTGCGGTCCCACTTCTCGTTCGTGGAAACGATTGCGCTGCAGCCCATCGAATTCCGCAACCGCTGGTTCCCCCGCGTACTCGCCGGGGAGATCTTCGGCAACGCCGCCACGGAACGCTCCGGCAACGCCCTGGGCACCACCCAGACCAAGCTTCGCGAGGAGGAGGGCCGCTGGCTGCTCAAGGGCGAAAAGTACTACACAACGGGCAGCATCTTCGCCGACTGGGTCGTGGTCATGGCGAGCACGGAAGGCCGTGAGGGCCGCCAGTACGCGTTGGTCCGCGTCAACGACCCCAAAGTCACGATCCTTGACGACTGGGACGGGTTCGGGCAGCCGCTCACCGGCACCGGAACGGCCATCTTTGCGGACGTGGAGGTCGACGCCGGGGACATCATCCAGCGCAAGGTCACCAGCACGCTGGAACCGGCGTTCTTCCAGCTCGCACTGCTGACCGTACTCGTCGGAATCGGCCACGCGGCTCTTCGCGACGCCAGCCAGCTGGTCCGCGAGCGCACCCGCACGTTCAACACCGGGTCAGGTTCGCTGTTCCGGGACGATCCGCTGATCCAGGAACGCGTTGGCCAGATCGCCGCCGGCGTCTACGCCGCCGAGTCCATCGTGGTGGCAGCCGCACGCGATCTGGATGCCGCCGTCGACCCTTCGCTGGGACTTGAGGTGGAGGCGGCCTTCGTCCGGGCCGAGCTGGGGGTGCAGCAGGCCCATGTGAGCGTCCCCGGCCTGGTTCTGGCCGCGGCGAATGAGCTGTTCGATGTCACCGGCGCTTCGTCGACCAGCCGCGGCAAGGGGCTGGACCGGCACTGGCGCAACGCCCGGACGGTAGCCACCCACAACCCGGTGGTGTTCAAGGCGCGGTCCGTCGGCGATTATCACATCAACGGAACCATCCCCACGGGCCTCCACAGCATCGGCGACGCGGTCCCGGCAACCACGTCCAGCCAGGGGAGCGA